The stretch of DNA TTGGGTACAATGCGGTAGAGATTTCGCAGATTCCCATGTCCGCGAATGTCGTGGACGAGTTGGACCGCGCCCGGACTGAACTTGGCATGGAAATGGCGGCCCTGTCCGTGGCGGTAGATCTCCCCGCTGGTCGCCCAGGCGATACGCTCAAAAAGGACTTCGCAAAGATTGTCGACGACGCCAACCGTCTCGGATCCAAATTCCTGCGCATCGGTATTATGCCTTTCCCGGCCCTGAAGTCAATAAATGCTGTAGCCGACTTTGCAAAGGAAGCAAATGAATACGCGGAGCAGCTGAAAGAACACGGCATCGGTCTCTATTACCACAATCATCACATCGAATTTGCGAAGTTCGACGGAAAGTACATGCTGGACATTATTGCCGACAATTCCCCTGCGATGGGCTTGGAACTTGACGTGCACTGGGTTCAGCGCGGTGGCCACGACCCCGTGCGCACGATTAACAAGTATGCGGGCCGCGCCGCCATGATCCACCTCAAGGACTACCGCGTGGGCGAAGTGCCGGAGACCGCTTTCGCCAAGCTCGCCGCCCGGGACGCTGAGGGCTTCCGCAATGACTTTCGAAACGTTATTGAATTCGCTGAAGTGGGCGAGGGCAACCTCGACTTTCCAAGCATCATTGCCGCGTCCCAGGCCGCAGGCGCGGAGTATTTGCTCGTCGAACAGGATGAACTCTACGGCCGCACGGTATGGGAAGCGCTCCAAACGTCCTATGACAACCTCGTGGCAATGGGGCACTCAAACCTTTTCTAACCCCGGCTTTAAGCAGTCAAACAAGATATGGAGAATTATCAAATGAGCAAGAAAGTCCGCCTTGGCATAATCGGTCTTGGGCAGCAGGGCAGCATGTACGCTCACTTCATCAGCACAGGTAAAGTCCCCAACATGGTCATTGGTGCCGTCTGCGACGTCGACGCGTCCAAGAAGGAAGAAGCTGCTGCTAAGTATCTGGACATCCCGTTCTACGATGACTACATCACTATGCTCGACAGTGGAGACGTGGATGCTGTAGTGACCTGCGTGCCGCACTTCCTCCACCCCGAGATGGGTATCGAAACGCTGAAACGGGACATCCACGTGCTCGTCGAAAAGCCCGCTGGAGTGTACACAAAGCAAGTGTCGGAACTGAACGAGTTCGCAGCTAGCAAGCCCGAACTGTCGTTCGCCATCATGTTTAACCAACGGAACAACCCCCTGTACCAGCGGCTCAAGGAGATCGTGGAGAACGGGGAAATCGGCGACATCCGCCGGACCAACTGGATCATCACCACCTGGTGGCGCCCACAGGGGTACTACAACTCAAGTGAATGGCGGGCCACCTGGGGCGGCGAAGGCGGTGGTGTCCTGGTAAACCAGGCGCCTCACCAGCTGGACCTCTGGCAGTGGATTTGTGGTGTTCCCAAATCGGTGTACGCAAAGGTTGCATACGGCTTCCGCCGGGACATCGCAGTTGAAGATGAAGTTACAGCCCTAGTCGATTACGGCGACGGCGCCACGGGCGTCTTCGTCACCGCAACCCATGACTTGACCGGCACGGACCGCTTCGAGATCCTGGGCGACAAAGGCAAGATCATCGTCGAAAACTCCAAAACGGCCACTGTGACCCGACTGGTCAAGCCGGAGCGTGAACTCAGCGATTCGATGGGTATGGACGACATCCGCAAGGTAGTCACCGGGCAGCTGGACTCCGATGAGCTTTACGCTTCCGAAGTCATCGAATTCCCGTCACCTTGGGGGGTACAGCACGCGGGCGTACTGGAAAACTTCGCCGCCAATATCCTGGACGGAACCCCGCTTCTGGCCCCGGGCTCGGACGGCATCAAGGGTGTTCGTCTGGCTAACGCAATTCACCTGTCGAGCTGGACGGGGAGCGAAGTCGACTTGGACTTTGATGAAGACCTGTTCCTCGCTGAGTTGAACAAGCGCATCCTGGCAGAAGGCAAGTTCCCACAACGCTCCTAGTCATTGGCAGCGACACTTCCTCCGGCTCACGCGGAGTAGATGCGTAGGCGACCGTGACGATAGGGCCCTGGTGACCAGGTGGACCGGCCTTGCGGGGCCTCCGGCTCGTCCCAACTAACCGGCATCCGCGGTGCAGGTGGCGCCTATCCGCTCTTCGCGACCTCATAAATCAGACTTGAAAGGACCTGCTGTGAAAATCATTGCTGCCGACGTCTTCGTGACGAGTCCCTCCCGAAATTTCGTGACTCTCCGGATCACCACCGAGGACGGGGTGACCGGCATCGGCGACGCCACCCTCAACGGCCGTGAACTTGCCGTTGCCGCGTACCTGAAGGAGCACGTTGCGCAGCTGCTGATCGGTAAGGACCCGCACCGGATCGAGGACACGTGGCAGTTCCTGTACCGGAGCGCGTACTGGCGGCGCGGGCCGGTGACGATGGCCGCGATCGCCGCCGTCGACATGGCGTTGTGGGATATCAAGGGCAAGATGGCCGGGATGCCCGTGTACCAGCTCCTCGGTGGGGCGTCGCGGAACGGGTTGCGCGCGTACGGGCACGCTTCGGGCGCGGATATCCCGTCGCTGTTCGATTCGGTGCGCGAGCACCTGGAGCTGGGGTACAAGTCGATCCGGATCCAGACGGCGATCCCCGGGATCAAGGCTGTGTATGGGGTGGCGGCGCAGGCGCAGGCCTCGGGGGAGCGGTATGACTATGAGCCTGCCGGGCGTGGTGCGTTCCCGCTGGAAGAGGACTGGGACACCCGGGCGTACCTGCGGCACCTGCCGACGGTGTTTGAGGCGGTCCGGAATGAGTTCGGCCCGGAGATCCCGTTGCTGCATGACGGGCACCACCGGATGACGCCGATCCAGGCTGCGAAGCTGGGCAAGGCGTTGGAGCCGTATGACCTGTTCTGGTTGGAGGACTGCACGCCGGCGGAGAACCAGGAGGGCCTGCGCCTGGTGCGCCAGCACACCACCACGCCGTTGGCGATCGGGGAGATCTTCAACACGGTCTATGACTTCCAGACGCTGATCAAGGAACAGTTGATCGATTACGTGCGGGCCGCGTCCACGCATTTCGGCGGGATCAGCCCGTTGAAGAAGGTCATGGACTTCGCTGCGCAGTATCAGATCAAGTCCGGTTTCCATGGGCCCACGGACATTTCCCCGGTGGGTTTCGCGGCCCAGCTGCATGTGGGCCTGGCGATCCATAACTACGGGATCCAGGAATACATGCAGCACTCGGCCAAGACCAACGAGGTCTTCGAGCAGTCCATGACCTTCACCGACGGTTACCTGCACCCGGGCGACAAGCCCGGCATCGGCGTCGAATTCAACGAAGAAGCCGCGGCCGCCTACCCGTACCAGCAGGCCTACCTGCCCTACAACCGCCTGGTCGACGGCACCGTCCACGACTGGTAAGGAAAACAGTGAGCAACAATCAACCCGGAAACGCCGGACCCCGTGTAGTGGTCATGGGCGTCTCCGGCTGCGGCAAGACCACCATCGGCGATCTTGTGGCCCGCGAACTGGGTGTCCCGTTCCTGGACGGCGATTCCCTCCATCCGGTGGAGAACGTGGCCAAGATGGCGGCCGGCACACCGCTGACGGATGAGGACCGCTGGCCCTGGCTCGCCACGGTGGGCCGCGAGCTGGCTGCAGCGGGAGATGGCGGGATGGTGCTTGCCTGCTCCGCCCTCCGCCGCAGCTACCGCGACGCCATCCGCGAACAGGCTCCGGACACCATCTTCCTGCACCTGAACGGCAGCAAAGAGGTCCTGAAGGCACGCATAGAAAGCCGCACCGGGCACTTCATGCCACCGGCACTCCTGGAGTCACAGCTTGCAACGCTGGAACCGCTCGACGCCAACGAAGCCGGCGTCCACGTCGACATCGCCGCACCCGTAAACGAAGTAGTGGCCACGGCGCTGGCCAACATCCCGCACACCCACGTCTGACCGGCGTGCTTAACACATGCAACTCTCGCGGCCGGTGATGGCTGCCGCCGACCAAAAGGGCTACCTGAATGCTGTTACCAACGAAGGAGAAAAACTGTGAAGATAACCCCGGGTAGCGTCGCCGTCATCACGGGAGGCGCCAGCGGTATTGGTTTTGGCCTCGCAGAAGCCCTCGCGGAACGAGAGGTCCGTCTGGTTTTAGCCGACGTCCGAGAGGATGCCCTTGAACCGGCTGCTGATGCCCTCCGGGCAAAGGGCGCGGAGGTTGCGACCGTCCGCACCGACGTCACTGACCGGAATTCCGTGGAAGGGCTTGCGCACCGCACCTTGGAACTATTCGGACGGGTCGACCTCGTTTGCAACAACGCCGGCCTGATATGTTCCGGCGCACCCCTCTGGGAGCAGAGCACACAGACCTGGGACCGAATGATCGCGGTCAAGGTCATGGGAGTTGTCCATGGAGTCCAAGCCTTCGCCCCCATCATGATTAAGCAAGGCGCAGGGCATTTTCTTAACACTGCATCGTCCGGCGGCCTGGCGCCATTGCCGAACCGCACACCGTACACCGCCACAATGCACGCGGTTGTAGGTTTGACCGAGACTCTCGACCTCGAACTCAAAGCAGAGGCGCTGGCCCTCGGGGCGACCGTGCTGTGTCCTGGCCTCGTGGACACAGCAATCGGAAAGAACTCGGCAACCTTGGGCGCAATCAAATTGTCGTCAGGCGCCGAGGGGGCGATGCGAAGCATCGCGGCTGCTTCCGGAGGGATCCTCACGCCGCTGGAGGTTGGCGAGGCAGCGATAGCCGGCATTGAGGAAGGCAGGGTCCATGTAGCCCCCGGTAATGACGTTTCCGCCCGCGCTAAAGCAAGGGTGCAAGGCCTGTTGAGGGACTTGGAAAAGTCAGGACAGGTTATTGAAACCCATTGATGTCATGACTCCCGGGAACAGACCTAAAAAACCAAGAGCCCACGCAACGAAGCACAAGAAGGGTTCATCCACTGGTTCGATCCTCAGGACATTGACCGGGCTGCTTACGGGCCTTCTTGTAGCGCTCTTGGCGAGCTCAATTATTTCCACCTCAATTCCTCGAATTGTTAACGACCTAGCGGGATCCCAGGCCACTTTCACTTGGATCGTGACCGCCACTTTACTGGCCATAACTATTAGCACGCCGATTTGGGGCAAATTGGCCGACCTACTAAATCGGAAGGCATTAGTGCAGGCAGCCCTGGTGATCTTTGTCGCAGGTTCCCTGCTGGCTGGCGCTGCACCTGAACCAGGCACTTTAATCGCAGGACGCGTCATTCAAGGACTGGGCGCTGGCGGCTTGCTGACTCTGGTGCAGATCATCATGGCCGATATCATTAGCCCGCGAGACCGTGGAAAGTATATGGGCTTGACGGGCGCAGTCATGACAGCGGGCTCCGTGGGAGGACCGCTGCTCGGTGGAGTCATCACTGATTTCGCTGGGTGGCGGTGGAACTTCTTCGCCTCAGTTCCCTTCGCCCTGGCCTCGCTCGTGCTGATTCAACTTACTCTTCACTTGCCCCGGAAGCCTCGGACCGTGACCATCGATTACGCCGGAGCCGTCTTCATAACCGCCGGCGTGTCGAGCCTGCTGATCTGGATAACTTTGGGTGGCTCGCAGTTTGAATGGCGTTCACTTCAATCTTTGCTGTTGCTGGCGGCATCCCTCGTACTGCTTATCGCTGCCGTCCTGATAGAAAGAAAGGCCGCAGAACCGATTATCCCGCTGTCTCTGTTCCGGAATCGTTCCTTCTCCCTCACTGTTATCGCCAGCATCTCAGTAGGTGTGGCGGTCTACGGTACGGCAGTATTCATGAGCCAGTACCTGCAGCTCAGTCGCGCGGCCACCGCTACGGACTCTGGACTTATTGCCATGCCTCAGGTCATTGCAGTGGTGGTGGCGTCCACGGTCGTTGGCGCCCTGATCAGCCGCTCGGGTAAATGGAAATTCTGGATGGTCCTGGGAGCCAGCTTCCTCACCTTGGGCTTGGGTTGCTTGGCAACCATAGGCGTGGCGACACCGATACCACTCCTGTGGACCTATATGGCATTTGTTGGATTGGGCATCGGGATGGTTATGCAAAACCTCGTCCTCGTCACTCAGAACACGGCCGAGGTAGCGCACCTAGGCGTAGCAAGCGCCGGGGTAGCCTTCTTCCGCACTCTAGGCGGAACAATCGGAGTCACGGTACTTGGCGCAGCCCTTTCCTCAAGGGCAGCACAAGTCATAGCGGACAAATCCGACTCCTTGAGGGCGCAGGGGATTGACCCATCGGTGATCAGCACCGGACGGCTACCAGATATGGGTTCCCTAAGCGATCCCCTTCGTGCCGTGGTTGCGGAAGCCTATGCCCAGGGAGTGGCCGGAGTATTTCTACTATCCACGCCGCTTGCGCTGCTTACTGTTGTCGCCATCGCTTTCCTTCCCAATGTGCCTCTGAAGCGAAAGACAGGCCTTGAACAACTCGCGGAAACGGAAGCAGAAATCGCCGTGGACATCGCCGGGGGAGAGGCACGGCTAGCTGTTAGCGAATCGGAAGGTACGAGGGAATTGTCAACAGACTCCCGCCGCCCGTAAACCCTGACCCGTCCGAGGGCAGGCACCCACCGGAGCCCGTAGGGCAGTCTGGCAAGACACCAAAAAGACTTTCAGAAAGGAGAACCATCATGAGCAACGTTGCAGTCATCGGACTCGGGATCATGGGCCTGCCCATGGCCGTCAACCTGGTCAAGGCCGGCCACGCCGTTACCGGCTTCAACCGCAGCCAGGACAAGATCGATAAGCTGGTCTCCGAGGGAGGCAAGGGCGCCTCGAGCATCGCCGATGCCGTGAAGGATGCCGACGTCGTCATCACCATGGTGCCGGACTCCCCCGACGTCGAAGGCGTGGTCAGCGGCAAGGACGGTGTCTTCGCCAACGCCAAGCCGGGCGCCCTGTGGATCGACGCCTCCAGCATCCGCCCCGACGTCGCTGTCCGGCTTGCCGCAGAGGCCAAAGAAGCCGGCCTCCGCCCCCTTGACGCCCCGGTTTCCGGCGGCGAACAGGGCGCCATCGACGCCGTCCTGTCCATCATGGTGGGCGGCGACAAGGCAGACTCCGACGACGCCCAGGACGTCCTCAATGCCCTCGGCAAGACCATCGTCCACGTGGGCCCCTCCGGCTCCGGCCAGACCGTTAAGGCTGCAAACCAGCTGATCGTCGCCGTCAACATCGAAGTCCTCGGCGAAGCCATTGCGTTCCTTGAGGCCTATGGCGTGGACACCGACGCCGCCCTCAAGGTCCTCGGCGGCGGCCTGGCCGGCTCCAAGGTCCTGGACCAGAAGGGCCAGAAGATGCTGGACCGCAACTTCGACCCCGGCTTCCGCCTCGCCCTCCACCACAAGGACATGGGCATCGTCACCTCGGCAGCCCGTGAAGCCAACGTCGCCATCCCGCTTGGCGCCGTCGCCGCGCAGCTCGTCGTCGCCACCGCCAACCAGGGTGACGGCGCACTGGACCACTCCGGACTCTTCAAGCAGGTCCTCCAGCTCTCAGACCGCTAGTAGCGGCCCGGGAAATCCGTGCGTTGCGTCCCGCCTCCTCCATCCGGGCATATTAGGAACAGATATGGCACTCGCCCCTGAAACGGCAGCAGACCTCGTGTATGAAATATTCGACCTCCAACGAGCAGTGCGTTGCATCGCTGCATTTACCTCACGAGGGGAAGGAATGGGCGCAGCCCAGCATTTCGTACTTCGGCTTGTAGGTGAGGGGGAGTGCCGGGCTGCTGTGCTCGCTGCGCGGCTCGGCATTGGTGCCCCAGTCCTGAGCCGGCACATCGCGGATTTGGAGGAGCAGAGTCTAGTCGTTCGTCGGAAAGATCCAGGTGATGGCCGTGCTCAGCTTGTTGCCATTACACCATGGGGTCTGGAAAGACTGCGACGCTTGGAGGCCGAACGATCAGCAGCCTTTCAAGAACATCTCTGGGACTGGAACGAGGAAGATGCCCGCAGTGCGGCGAAAACACTGCACCAGCTAACTCAGTCGCTCGTCAAATCTGCCGTGCAGGCCCGGAGCACAACTAGCTAACACCCACGGCCTTCATGCTGGAGTCCAGCCCAGGAGTATTGGTCTGCTGGAAGGCGCACGCTGCAAGTGGTCTGTCCCTCCGACCTTGCAGGCGTGCGCGCCTGGTCAAGAAAGCGCCTCTGCCTCCTCCCCCTTAGGACTGTCTCGTATGTCTCCCTCGAAATGTGTAGAGCCAGGCACCCTTAGGAGGGCTCTTTCCAGCGCACGTATAAACAGAAACGGGATTGCCAGTGGATTTCCTGCTTGAATACAACCTCGTTGATGGCGTTTTGATGTGGACCCTTACGGTTCTCACAGCTTGGCTCCTCGTTGTCCTCAGCTGGCGCAGGGTTCCCTTGTGGTGGCTGGCAGCCGCCTGGATTTTCACGGGCGGCGCGCTGCTGGCGTGGCTGACCCTGTGGGTGTTCGAGTTCGTTTTAGATGTCGTTAGCAACCTTCCATGGCAGGTTAGGGCATGGTTTACTTCCTTCGTCGGGGCTTCGGTACTGACAGGGGTAACCTTCTGGAAGTCTCCTCGGTGGAAAAAAGTTTTGGCTGTAGGTGCTGTCCCGATTTTTGTGGTCACGACCGTAGTCGGGATCAATTCCTACTACGGTCTTCGGCCCACCGTTGCGGCGCTGCTGGGTATATCGCTTGCCCCTCAGCTGGACATCAATAAACCAGCGCAAGACATGACCACCAGCATGCCGGTTCTATGGAGGGACTGGGAAGCTCCGCCGAACATGCCTGCCACCGGTGTCACGAGGACTCAAGTTATTCCAGGAACGTTATCGGGATTTACTCCCAGACCTGCCGGAGTGTACCTCCCTCCAGTCGCCCTTGTGGATTCCCCCCCGGCTCTGCCGCTGGTGGTCATGATGATGGGCCAACCCGGTGACCCTGATCCCCGTTTCGCCGCGGATGCACTTAATGAACTAGCGGCCCGGAACCGAGGTCTGGCACCGATCGTAATCGTGGTTGATCAACTGGGTAATCCGCTTGTCGACGACCTTTGTTTGGATACAGCCCGATTTGGCAACGTTGAGACGTACATCAACAAGGATGTCGTGGAGTGGGCGCGAAGGAATTTGAACGTCATCGGTGACGCCAGGTACTGGACAGCGGGTGGATATTCACACGGCGGCCAATGCGCCATCTCATTCGCCGCCAAATACCCGGAAACATGGGGCAACGTCCTTGATGTATCAGGAGAAGAGTACCCCGGAGCCGAGCACCCCGGAAGCACTCTACGAGAGATATTTCACGGGGACCAGACCGCATACGACGCGCAAAAACCCGAGCACATTCTCAATATCCGCCAATACAAGGGCATCCATGCAGTCTTCACCGCCTGCCGCGATGATCCGGCCTACATGACCGCTGCCCGGAAGATAAGCACAGCAGCCAGCCACGCTGGAATGACCGTCAACCTCCTGGAGATCCCGGAAGGCGGGCACGGCATAGGTGCCCTTGCAACTGGCCTTCGCGACGGTTTTGGGATCCTATACCCCCGACTGGGCTTATCCAATCCAACGGACGGACCGGCTCCATGACAGTCAGGCACAGGCAGGCACAAAGCACAAAAGGCTTCTCCCGGCGGTATCTACTTGGCGCCGGAATTTGCCTAATGTCCTATCCGCTGCTGGAAACACTCAGCCAGAACCGCAAATTGGAACAAACAGAACCGTGGGAAGACGATAACGAGAGGCAGCGCGAATTTCCGGACGAAGACGACGTATCCATACCCCCTCAACTACCACGGACACTGTCTGTTCCAAGCCGTGGGGAAGTAATCAGGTCTTTCACCGGGCAGGTTCCCGTCTACTGGGGACTTGAAGCGCCAGGGGTGCTGAAACGGCTACCAGCAAGTTCGGGAGGGGTGGTCCTCACAGTGGACTTTTGCGGAGGACCCGGTGGCAACGCAGTGGATACGCTCTTGCTGAATGCCCTGCGGCAAAACGGGATTCCAGCCACCCTTTTCCTCAACTCCCGCTGGATTAGAGAAAATCCTTTGAAGAGCCAAGAACTCGCCAACGATCCTTTGTTCGAACTCGCAAATCACGGCTCCGCCCATTCTCCCTTGTCTGTGAACGGAAAAAGTGCCTACGGCATCCCCGGGACGAAAGGACCAGAGGAAATTTACGACGAAATAATGACAAGCAACGCCGTTCTGGAAGATTTAACCGGGCGGCCCCAACGCTTCTTCCGGCCTGGGACCGCATATATGGACGATGTAGCCGTACAAATAGTCCATGCCCTGGGGCTCATTCCAACCGGCTTCAGTATCAATGGAGATGGAGGAGCTACCTTCACTGCTTCAATCGTTGCCCGAGAAGTATCATCAGCTGCACAAGGGGACATCGTGATCGTCCACGGCAACCACCCCGAGGGTGGAACCGCCCAAGGACTCATTCAGGCCTTGGCCTCAACACGGGACCTAAACGGAAAATTCATGCACTTCCCGGCAACCGTAGCGTAAGCGAATGGTGCCTAGGAGTGCGCTGAACAATTGGCGGAAGTGAGGCGTGCCTGCTGGATCTTCGGGACTAGTGATTTACGGCTGGTTTCATGCAGGGACGTGAGGATGGGCAACGCGGGTATTTGGATGTCGAGGCGCTGGCTCGGGAGTTGTTAGCTCCGGGCAGCGTTTTCGCTCATCTGGCCACGCATCGGGGCGGTTGTTTCCGGATTCGGTGATGGAGGATCTCTTTCCGTCGCGGCGGGACTGGCCTTCCGTTCCGGCACCGGTGATCGGGTCGGTGCAGGCGTTGCAGGGCCTCTTTGACAGGGGAGACCGTCGAGGCGCTTTGAGCGCATTCTTGGAGGTTCGTGTGGAGCTGGTCGACAGACACCCGGAGATTTGGCGCCAGCAGAATGCCCGGCAGCACGATGACCCTGAATCAGGTCCACCGAGTTCTCCAGGCGGTCTTTGGTTGGGAGGACATGCACCTGCACAGGTTCACAGCCTTGGAGCCCTTTGTGAGGCTGCGGCCGGCCAATGGCGAAATTCGCGCGACAACCTGACAGTGGCTCCCGAAGCAGGAGTGCCTTGATCCGGACGACAGACCTGAGGAGGAATTTTCACGGACGCCATTAGCCAAATTTT from Pseudarthrobacter siccitolerans encodes:
- a CDS encoding Gfo/Idh/MocA family protein, producing the protein MSKKVRLGIIGLGQQGSMYAHFISTGKVPNMVIGAVCDVDASKKEEAAAKYLDIPFYDDYITMLDSGDVDAVVTCVPHFLHPEMGIETLKRDIHVLVEKPAGVYTKQVSELNEFAASKPELSFAIMFNQRNNPLYQRLKEIVENGEIGDIRRTNWIITTWWRPQGYYNSSEWRATWGGEGGGVLVNQAPHQLDLWQWICGVPKSVYAKVAYGFRRDIAVEDEVTALVDYGDGATGVFVTATHDLTGTDRFEILGDKGKIIVENSKTATVTRLVKPERELSDSMGMDDIRKVVTGQLDSDELYASEVIEFPSPWGVQHAGVLENFAANILDGTPLLAPGSDGIKGVRLANAIHLSSWTGSEVDLDFDEDLFLAELNKRILAEGKFPQRS
- a CDS encoding 2-hydroxy-3-oxopropionate reductase; the encoded protein is MSNVAVIGLGIMGLPMAVNLVKAGHAVTGFNRSQDKIDKLVSEGGKGASSIADAVKDADVVITMVPDSPDVEGVVSGKDGVFANAKPGALWIDASSIRPDVAVRLAAEAKEAGLRPLDAPVSGGEQGAIDAVLSIMVGGDKADSDDAQDVLNALGKTIVHVGPSGSGQTVKAANQLIVAVNIEVLGEAIAFLEAYGVDTDAALKVLGGGLAGSKVLDQKGQKMLDRNFDPGFRLALHHKDMGIVTSAAREANVAIPLGAVAAQLVVATANQGDGALDHSGLFKQVLQLSDR
- a CDS encoding MFS transporter yields the protein MTPGNRPKKPRAHATKHKKGSSTGSILRTLTGLLTGLLVALLASSIISTSIPRIVNDLAGSQATFTWIVTATLLAITISTPIWGKLADLLNRKALVQAALVIFVAGSLLAGAAPEPGTLIAGRVIQGLGAGGLLTLVQIIMADIISPRDRGKYMGLTGAVMTAGSVGGPLLGGVITDFAGWRWNFFASVPFALASLVLIQLTLHLPRKPRTVTIDYAGAVFITAGVSSLLIWITLGGSQFEWRSLQSLLLLAASLVLLIAAVLIERKAAEPIIPLSLFRNRSFSLTVIASISVGVAVYGTAVFMSQYLQLSRAATATDSGLIAMPQVIAVVVASTVVGALISRSGKWKFWMVLGASFLTLGLGCLATIGVATPIPLLWTYMAFVGLGIGMVMQNLVLVTQNTAEVAHLGVASAGVAFFRTLGGTIGVTVLGAALSSRAAQVIADKSDSLRAQGIDPSVISTGRLPDMGSLSDPLRAVVAEAYAQGVAGVFLLSTPLALLTVVAIAFLPNVPLKRKTGLEQLAETEAEIAVDIAGGEARLAVSESEGTRELSTDSRRP
- a CDS encoding gluconokinase gives rise to the protein MSNNQPGNAGPRVVVMGVSGCGKTTIGDLVARELGVPFLDGDSLHPVENVAKMAAGTPLTDEDRWPWLATVGRELAAAGDGGMVLACSALRRSYRDAIREQAPDTIFLHLNGSKEVLKARIESRTGHFMPPALLESQLATLEPLDANEAGVHVDIAAPVNEVVATALANIPHTHV
- the manD gene encoding D-mannonate dehydratase ManD gives rise to the protein MKIIAADVFVTSPSRNFVTLRITTEDGVTGIGDATLNGRELAVAAYLKEHVAQLLIGKDPHRIEDTWQFLYRSAYWRRGPVTMAAIAAVDMALWDIKGKMAGMPVYQLLGGASRNGLRAYGHASGADIPSLFDSVREHLELGYKSIRIQTAIPGIKAVYGVAAQAQASGERYDYEPAGRGAFPLEEDWDTRAYLRHLPTVFEAVRNEFGPEIPLLHDGHHRMTPIQAAKLGKALEPYDLFWLEDCTPAENQEGLRLVRQHTTTPLAIGEIFNTVYDFQTLIKEQLIDYVRAASTHFGGISPLKKVMDFAAQYQIKSGFHGPTDISPVGFAAQLHVGLAIHNYGIQEYMQHSAKTNEVFEQSMTFTDGYLHPGDKPGIGVEFNEEAAAAYPYQQAYLPYNRLVDGTVHDW
- a CDS encoding IS1096 element passenger TnpR family protein, with product MTLNQVHRVLQAVFGWEDMHLHRFTALEPFVRLRPANGEIRATT
- a CDS encoding SDR family NAD(P)-dependent oxidoreductase produces the protein MKITPGSVAVITGGASGIGFGLAEALAEREVRLVLADVREDALEPAADALRAKGAEVATVRTDVTDRNSVEGLAHRTLELFGRVDLVCNNAGLICSGAPLWEQSTQTWDRMIAVKVMGVVHGVQAFAPIMIKQGAGHFLNTASSGGLAPLPNRTPYTATMHAVVGLTETLDLELKAEALALGATVLCPGLVDTAIGKNSATLGAIKLSSGAEGAMRSIAAASGGILTPLEVGEAAIAGIEEGRVHVAPGNDVSARAKARVQGLLRDLEKSGQVIETH
- a CDS encoding alpha/beta hydrolase produces the protein MDFLLEYNLVDGVLMWTLTVLTAWLLVVLSWRRVPLWWLAAAWIFTGGALLAWLTLWVFEFVLDVVSNLPWQVRAWFTSFVGASVLTGVTFWKSPRWKKVLAVGAVPIFVVTTVVGINSYYGLRPTVAALLGISLAPQLDINKPAQDMTTSMPVLWRDWEAPPNMPATGVTRTQVIPGTLSGFTPRPAGVYLPPVALVDSPPALPLVVMMMGQPGDPDPRFAADALNELAARNRGLAPIVIVVDQLGNPLVDDLCLDTARFGNVETYINKDVVEWARRNLNVIGDARYWTAGGYSHGGQCAISFAAKYPETWGNVLDVSGEEYPGAEHPGSTLREIFHGDQTAYDAQKPEHILNIRQYKGIHAVFTACRDDPAYMTAARKISTAASHAGMTVNLLEIPEGGHGIGALATGLRDGFGILYPRLGLSNPTDGPAP
- a CDS encoding MarR family winged helix-turn-helix transcriptional regulator; amino-acid sequence: MGAAQHFVLRLVGEGECRAAVLAARLGIGAPVLSRHIADLEEQSLVVRRKDPGDGRAQLVAITPWGLERLRRLEAERSAAFQEHLWDWNEEDARSAAKTLHQLTQSLVKSAVQARSTTS
- a CDS encoding sugar phosphate isomerase/epimerase family protein, giving the protein MAKIGVQAMMLMQDFAQDGAFETLKKVSAIGYNAVEISQIPMSANVVDELDRARTELGMEMAALSVAVDLPAGRPGDTLKKDFAKIVDDANRLGSKFLRIGIMPFPALKSINAVADFAKEANEYAEQLKEHGIGLYYHNHHIEFAKFDGKYMLDIIADNSPAMGLELDVHWVQRGGHDPVRTINKYAGRAAMIHLKDYRVGEVPETAFAKLAARDAEGFRNDFRNVIEFAEVGEGNLDFPSIIAASQAAGAEYLLVEQDELYGRTVWEALQTSYDNLVAMGHSNLF
- a CDS encoding polysaccharide deacetylase family protein produces the protein MSYPLLETLSQNRKLEQTEPWEDDNERQREFPDEDDVSIPPQLPRTLSVPSRGEVIRSFTGQVPVYWGLEAPGVLKRLPASSGGVVLTVDFCGGPGGNAVDTLLLNALRQNGIPATLFLNSRWIRENPLKSQELANDPLFELANHGSAHSPLSVNGKSAYGIPGTKGPEEIYDEIMTSNAVLEDLTGRPQRFFRPGTAYMDDVAVQIVHALGLIPTGFSINGDGGATFTASIVAREVSSAAQGDIVIVHGNHPEGGTAQGLIQALASTRDLNGKFMHFPATVA